One Ranitomeya variabilis isolate aRanVar5 chromosome 5, aRanVar5.hap1, whole genome shotgun sequence DNA window includes the following coding sequences:
- the LOC143774667 gene encoding olfactory receptor 1496-like, whose product MSSGTWTDLKEEPSENNVTLVNDFFLLGFQVSQNLRIFLFSLLLIFYCGTICGNLLIITLVSTSKNLHTPMYFFISQLSISDILLPTDIVPNLLYIQLSNEGKVSFFGCMTQTYLFCLAEGSECLLLTVMSYDRYVAICKPLHYTSVMTSALCLILVVIIWFLSFSTSLIYIMIISQLKFCGPNIIDHLFCDLVPLQDIACSDTFAMKFQMYLLSIPFLFIPNLIIVVSYTKIVRAVLLLSSNISRQKAFSTCSSHLTVVSIFYLTIFGVYILPKSEQTSDMNKVLSMLYTVLTPLVNPIIYSFRNKDIKKAAKETILKFF is encoded by the exons ATGAGTTCTGGCACTTGGACTGACCTGAAGGAGGAACCATCT GAGAACAATGTCACTCTCGTCAATGACTTTTTTCTGTTAGGATTTCAAGTCAGCCAGAACTTGAGAATTTTCCTTTTCTCTCTGCTTCTCATCTTTTATTGTGGGACAATCTGTGGGAATCTCCTGATCATCACCCTGGTGTCCACCAGCAAGAACCTCCACACTCCAATGTACTTCTTCATCTCACAACTGTCCATCAGTGACATCTTGTTACCTACAGATATTGTCCCTAACTTACTTTATATTCAGCTGAGTAATGAAGGGAAAGTTTCTTTTTTTGGCTGCATGACTCAAACTTATTTATTTTGCTTAGCAGAAGGATCTGAATGTCTTCTTCTCACAGTGATGTCTTATGACAGATATGTGGCCATCTGTAAGCCCCTTCATTACACCTCCGTCATGACCAGTGCATTGTGCCTAATATTGGTAGTCATCATCTGGTTCCTTAGCTTTTCCACTTCATTAATTTACATTATGATAATATCCCAACTAAAGTTCTGTGGACCAAACATCATTGATCATCTGTTCTGTGATCTGGTTCCCTTGCAGGACATTGCCTGTTCTGATACTTTTGCCATGAAATTTCAAATGTATTTACTAAGTATTCCATTTCTATTTATTCCTAACCTAATAATTGTTGTTTCATATACTAAAATTGTCCGTGCAGTCTTATTATTATCATCTAATATCAGCAGGcagaaagccttctccacctgtagcTCCCATCTCACCGTGGTCTCCATATTTTACTTAACAATTTTTGGTGTTTATATTCTTCCAAAAAGTGAACAAACATCAGATATGAATAAAGTCCTATCAATGCTTTATACTGTACTTACACCCTTGGTAAATCCCATTATATACAGTTTTAGAAACAAAGACATTAAGAAAGCTGCAAAGGAAACTATACTGAAATTCTTCTAA